The segment GCGAAGGTACCAGGTCAGCAACGTTCTTCAATACCGAATGCGTACGCGAAGGGTCTTAGTCTTTCCTTGTGAGACCACATGGCTGCTTCATTAAATCCCTGCCAATAGTAGCTTCTCATTGTCCTGACCGGACGTTCATGTCCACCAATGGAATCAGTGCATATGGGGCCTCAACTGACTGGTATATTACTTACAAAGCTTATGTCAACCCGTCACTTCGTCACATGAAAACACCCATGACTGCACTCTGATACTTTCCGGACCAAACCGTCTCTAAAACGAATAAACGTTGGTCATCTGGCAGCGTGCCATGTTCAGCCTTAACCTCCTTACAGTACATCTTCGTGCCTTTGCTGACCCACCAATGAACCAAGACGTATGACATATTTCATCATATATCATTTTACCCAATGCACGCGCATGCAATCCGCTAGGACACACAACCGGCTGTGATAGTGAATGTTATTGAAGTGGAGCTCATGTGGGCACTGCGGGCATGAAGGGGAATGATTTTATGGGTATGAGGGAGTGCCGAGGAAGGGAAAAATGGGTGACAGGTATGAGGTGTGGCTTAGTGAGAGAAAAGGTAGTGGGTGAAGGAATTCATGCACACGGAAATGATGAAGACGAGTTGGTGAGTGAGGTGGGGGATAGGTTGGAAGGAAGTGCATGTGGCGTAGGCATGATGCAAGTGAAGGTTTGAGAGAATGAGGAGTAGCATATGGGTACGACTGGGCTGACCACTTCTATGCATGATGATATGGAATTTATGAGAAAATTTGAGGAGGGTGATAAAGGAGCTGTGTGCATGAATTACATGTGCGTGAGAGGGTGGCCACGCAAGGATAGAGGAAACGGGTCCAATGATGGGTGATTGGGGTGGCCGGGTACACAAGATTTCATGCATGGCATGAAGAATATAATgcggccatgcatggccatgcataggTGAGGATAATGGACTTGAGGGGCACTTGAAAGAGAGTGGGTGAGTAgagtggtgtagagagagaaaggtggcGACAGGCATTGGGGAGAATATGCACCGAATAGTGAGAGGGAATGGGTTTGGTGTCGTTCAAGAAGAAATGGAGGTGTGCATGAGAGCAATGGATGGGTATGAGAGCAATGGAGACGCATGAGAGATAGGTTGATGGGCAGGGTGGATGGCAATGGGGAAACGGGCAGTGGGTTTCACGCGCACAAGGGGTGAGAAAAGGTGGTGGCGGGTTCATGGGGCTTGTTGGATATAGGATATGCGCAGAGATGGGTGAATTTGGAGCTTCAAGGGAGGCTTCGGATGAGTTTTGGGCTGCCATGCATGCATAGAGTTTCATGGATATCTAGCCAAGGCGTGCTGCTGGAGGAATCTGCGCATGAATCAAGGCATTCATCTCACTGTGATGTTCATGATGCACCACGTTCATTCTTGCGTAAGTGAACCAAACACACCTGTTGGAAGTTCTCTAAGCCATCCCTCCGTCATCCTTGCTTAAACGAAAACATCAATTCCGCAAGGCAGAACTCCTTTGTTTGACTGGTTCTGGGCATGCTCTTGGCTATGGGCACGATTTAATCACCTCCTATAAGAACTGCATCTACGTGAAAGACCACATCACAGACTTCAAAGCAAATGTCTCTCGTGTTCTTCCTCAGCCAATACGCCCGCCTTTGTCAACCACCGTGACTCAGCAGCAACAGAATTCTTAATTTCATCAAAATGCCGAGCTCCCTTACACACATCAACCACCATGTTAGGGTCTGTGGTCCCAGTTCCAGAACACCAGATTTTCTTTGCAAGATTTTTGCCACAAATGAACTCCTCAGACAAGATCTCGGGTCGAGCTTTGAGTACCCACCTTGGATCAAGACAACTAGCATCAATAGTCCCTGTAATACCTTATTCCGAAGGTTGGGCTCTCACATAGAGACGGTCATGCTTGTTAGAGGACCTGCTCATCATGGCTCTGCAGGGCTTCTCAAAAACAGTCTCACGGGAAGACGCAACAAGGTCAGACCTAACAATTTCAGCATTACCCATGAATTTATCCCGTAGACCCTTCAAACAAATCTCCAGGTGGAGTTCACCTTTTCCAATAGCACAAAACACCATAGGGTCTGATTTAGCCAAACACTTCGAACCTTCAACTAGCTGAGGAAGGCCAGATGCAACTTTGCACTGAATGACAATATGAACACCAGGTGAGACGGAGAACTTCATTGCTCTGATGGGACGGACATCAGACCCCTTCACCACTCTTAAGTTGAAGATAATCCTGAAGGGTCAGTGCTTCGGCAAAATAGGTCCGAGGAGGCAAGAGAGCTTAGTAATGACACACGAGGAACACAAGTGGAGGGTTTGGCGATGAGTTTAAAGGGCACACAAGATGGGAAGATGAGGTTTAGACATGAATCAGGTGGGTAAGGGTAGCAAAACAGTTCAAACGagacaacaacaacaattaaCATCTCCACATATAGCAAAATGAAGCAACAAAACTTCTCCAAGTTAAAGCCAATATTAAGAGGTATAATGAATGAAACGATCAGCAAGCATATGAAGAAACCAGCAATTGATGCTACTCAGATATAACTCCTGTTATTCCTAAACAAGCATAAAAGCGGAACCCGAACAACTCcaggagaaagagaaaacagtagtggtaaaaataaagcaaaggaTACGTGGTGAGCTTACCTGGATGCTCCCTCGAGCAAAAATATTTGGATCTCACAAAACCTCCACCTCTGTTCAGCCTCCTCTCCGAGAAAAGAAACTCCTCCAAGATCAATGGAACCCTCCAGCTCCCTTCTCTGTGACTCTCCTCAAAAAATGGCTTCCTCTTCCTATCGtatatgctttttttttctcctgtttctatcttcccTCGGAAGCCACTACCAGCTCCACTATTCCTCACATCAGCAGCATGGCCCTCTAATCACCAGCATGGCCCCTGCCATCTTGACCTGCTACACATCCCATCTCTCGTAGCTGCTTTCATGCCGAAAGGGAGGTCCCCCCGTCCTCACTAAATCCCACCCCGGGATGATCCTTGAAATGCCACCTTGCTTCAACTTATAATAACaggcaataataataaaaatcaaatcattgaACCAACACACTTGGTTTAAAATAAGGGGTCTACACACACATTGTCatgaaatctttttatttttttatttttgccctttcatttttttcatatttattgattttaattattgatagatattttaaatataaaataataattataataatatataataaaaatttaatataaaaataaatacataatgaacaaatttaaatatttaaaacataaatataaaatttatcttaattttatttttatattaattttgaactcaattttatcaataaattttaaatctaattatattttattttagtgacCAATTTGTACCTTTCTAAGTcttaattcttattattttgttttttaattttattttacttctttttttttctttttttcccttattttcttcccattctccactttctctctcctctctcctttACCTAcgctctcctctctctctctcttctgattttttttcccatttctttttctCCCACTGCAtctcttcttccattttttcctccctCACACTACCACACCACACCTCCACTTCCAGACTCCACTCACCGGAGACCCATACAgcccattttctttcttttctttttctcttccatATTCTTCTCTCTTTCGTCCGCACACTCCACGACTCCACCCAACTTTCATACAGCCACCGGAGACCAAGACTCTTCCACCCCACCCGCGACCCCCCCTCCCTCCCctctttttttggttctttctttttcttttcatctctcTCTATTCGTCACGCCCCTTTCTCTCCATCCAAACACCCTGCccttccttctcatttttttccttttttttcttctttcatttttcttctctccttTCACCTTACCCATTTTCTCTCTCCATCCGCCACCCTTCACTGCCGCTGTCGCCCACAGCCAGCCACTCCCAGTTAGCAATCCGACCATACATGGTTgttcaaaaaatgaatttatgatACGTCGACtacaaaattttatgaaagaaagtgagaacgaaaaaacttgaaaaaaacattcaacttgttgtatttttgtaaattgtttgagtacacattttattttctattactatttaattttatttttattaatttttgtaaatatttatttgcatatatttatttgatttctcaTGGAAGGGTTATTTGTGACGATCCCGTATCAAATaaggggaaattttttttatactatataagtatgaactcctcttaattttataatcacattttaaagtcgtgaggatTTCTTTGAGtttgaaacaaataatatttacacgATTGTGTGTTGATCATTATAAATAGTATCAAAGTTAATCCTTGATCTCCGTGTTGGAGGTTTGTTTGACCTCACAATCCCATAAAATATAATGATGACGTTGTTTACATAGAGGGTGTTTATGACATCCCACATCATATAGGAGCAAAAATTGCACTATATAAGTTTGAACTCTTTTTAATcttgtaaatatgttttaaaattgtgaagacttttttaaatctaaaacgAACGATATTTACACAATGAAATTCATTTAGGTTCAAATAGGATAATATTTACATGTTATGATTATCCAATAAAATGAAGGTCTACCACAATATGGTATCGACTTTGATGTCTAATTTAAAGAGGCCACCACGAAAAATGCAGCATTGTTTATGCTGAGGCCTTCTTCTAGTGAAGATGTTCCAGCATAGAAGCTCCtctacataaaaataaaaaaataaaaaataaataaaaatgttactgaatttcatatttattttatccgcaaattttacatatttcgtAAACATGATTAAAGAGCATGCGTACATTATATAGGATGAAGTGGAAGGTGGAAACACTTTAAAGGAGACAGCCACATATCTCCTCCACATGAAATGTATCTGCTCCGAGTTTCAAACTTCCTTTTTCTCATTTCCCAGTAAGTGCCATAAATTCCAACTTACCACTGTGCCATAAAGTTCCGGTCCAACCGTCCATCTGACAGCCTCTGCCATCTTCCCACTCAGTGCCATAGAGTAACCCTTTTCCCTCTTGGAGTCATTTTCCGCTGACTCGGTGCCGTGCCTCTCTGGTCTTCCCACTTGGTGTCATAAAGTTCCGATTGAGTGAAATGGACACCGTTGCTGAGTTGGACCCCGTCTTTGAAGCATTGATTAACTCCTATAAACCGATCTAGTGATTTTTGAGCAAAACATTGGTGAGCCGAATTTTTCTTACCGTCCACCAACTATTTATATCACACAAGGGTCATGTTTGATATCcaatgagaataaatattttgttttcattttcattttttcttgaataaaaatagatttgatattttaattcttGTGTTTGGATgtatttaagaatataaagttggaaagattattttaatgttaaatttttatttttattttttaaaaaactctcACACTATgcatagttttgaaaaaaaaaaaaaaagcaaactttgattgtttttcttggaaaacaatttaaaaaacgAAGTGAGaagtttaatcatttttaaaaataatttaaaattcaaaaatatatataatgactataaaaattaatagatataattaatgttttaaattttataataaaacttataatttctaagaataatttaaaattcaaaaactgattaattaattatagattaaatacaaaatttagagattaaataaaaaaattctagaatatGATGTCCTTAGTTGAATATTAAAAGTATGCATGTAAGACATAATTAGTTGAttcatttataccttaaaattttaaaatttgtttgtttcttaaattcatttaaaatagtattaacaatcattaattttacattattattatttatttttaacaaaaaaaaatcaattatgttttaataagatattaaaatccatatttttattatatttataaaaatataatttatgattttattataatattaatattcaaattttattaaaaactatttattttttaatttatttataattacaaaactattttttatttttaataagacttgaataaAAGTtagttaatattatataaattgaatttacaatttttatttttacaaaatctaaataaaattatttttaaaaataatttatccaaaaaagtctttgattttttaattttggaaaagtatttttaaaaataagttatactAGGGAATCAAAATACCTCCTACTAAAAATGAACCGAAATCCTACTTATAAATGGAATTTCATTTCCTTTGGAATTATTCTTGATTTCATTCTCGTATTTACTTAAAATCATCCAAAATGAGACTTGACAAGAAATTGAATGAAATCCTCATTCCCACTCCTCATTCTCGTGTATTAAAAATGGTCATAAAGTTTATATTGGCTATTGGTTATAATATAAGGAAAGAGACTGTGGATGGTGGAGGCATAAGCTATGACCTATAATTGATGAGCAAGTAACCACACTAACATAACTCCCTTGGTATATTAAtgttcttttcaaatttttattatataaagtatttaaataaatataaatatttacgTCCATGTTTatcattaaaagaaatgataagtatgaaaatattataaattaattaatataatatttttaaaaaataaataaataataaaatgcataaatatgtaaataaaattaaatattataattttttcatcttaaatatatcttcatatttaaatattatacatgttCTATTtgctaaaatttaatatattaataaatttatatttatttttatcatttaacttgacatatcaaatatacaaaatgaaatattattaaaattttgattttaattttgtcatTCATATTTCAATCACCAATTTGACTATTGAACTGTGAATCAATAACTTTTACGATTTAATTTGACAAACTATAAACAATTAATGATTAAGAAATTGAGCTTAATGGAACAAGTTTAATATGCTTGAATGAAGATACACCAAGGCTATATTTGGCTATAAGAAAGTGATTTGCTAGTAGAAACTTTGATATAAATATGTTACCCTGAGaatacaaatatcaaataatccACACACAAGTATATACGATCTTTTAATTTGGGTGTTTATAAATAGAAGATAACATTCCactgtattataaaaaaaatattacataccACTCTTTGTATTTACACCCTAAACAAAAAATCTTCTTATGTCATCAAGTATCCTATATTCCTTCTCACATCTCTATCTATTACATATATTCTTCATTAATCTATCTACATTTAATAACTTttgtttcttataaatattgatAAAGATATTCTTAATAACTTTCTTAATCTTTCACtttcaaatagaaattattaaaaaaagaaaaaaatattaagaaaaataaattttgcatttttggttttattataaataattaaagataataaaaaataattaaaaaaactatgtcttaaattttaaattatttaatttttatataaaatagttaaaataaattaaatgaatttaaaataatacatacaaataatttattaactttaaatattttaatctttattttctttttctttttttctctcgtTCTTACTTTTCCcactattttatttcccttgtttttttcctcatttaaaaaaaaataaaaaactaaacataacataagagttttaagaaaataatatgcATATGATCTAGTAATATTagacaattaaaaaatgtacaTTAACTTGACACGAAATAAAGTCTATATGACTGTTCATAAATATTGACTTAATTCCTACCGTTTATCACGAATaggaaattatttaaatttcttcttgtactatattcaaaattcaaaagaaagaggacagtataaaatatgacaaaatataGGTACCCCATCTCAaatatttcatgtttatttgtgaaaatttaaagaaaagttaagcatttttttttttatagaaaaagattAATACCATATGAAGACTTGGGACTTTTGAATATTGGAATCAACTTAAGGTAAATTATAATATGGTATTTATCGGTGCACATAagtttaaattgtttttcatacaCCTAATCATCATCTCTTAATCTTAAAACGATCTTTTTCTTATCAAAGAAATAGATGAATTCTTGGTTTTGATTAAAACTTTGAGCTAAACCCTTTATAAAcctattttatattaaagattTTAAGAAGGCTTACCCAAGTTGTTGGAGGTTAACTAGACTTTTTAAGCACTTAATAATGCAACTGATTGAAAGGGTTAAGAAATGGTTAAGTTGATTGAGCTCGACCAATTGAaagacttttattttttctctttctcttccatTAGTTGAGGCATAACATCAATAGTTGAGAGTTAGTAATTGCCTTAATAGGTGGGGCTCTAAGCCCCAATGGTTACTTATAgagtattaaaaattcaatggcTAATGAATTAGTTGAATTAGTTGCTCGATCGATTGAGACCTTTTTGTGACTTTTGAAGTTCTCAAGTTGGAAACCTCtaaattgaagtttttgaaaacatttatgaatAAGAGAATAATTGCATTcaattgaaaaacttttttttttcttatttaaagcTCATCTACTAGtgtatcaattttttaattacttgcAAATCCTTTTTATGCACCTTCAAATCCATTCTAATCTCGTTGAAGTAAGTTGTGTACTTCAAAGGATTGTGAAGGTCTATTGgaatcttaaaattttagtgTAAAAAGTTTGAAAGTTTTGACCATAAAAACATTAAAGATGGTGGAACTTTTACTCGATTAGGAACTTAATTGAAAAGAGTGAATGTAATTGGTTTGTCGAATCATTATAAAAGAGTTTGCATTTCTCTTCTTTTAGTatctctttattattatttgttttgttcctcatttcttattattttttgttttcagttaattgttttgaaaaagttATCACCCAATTCATCCCTTGATTGATTTCCTTAATCTAATTagttatttttcatcattactAAATGTAAAAATCCTAAACACTTgtcttaatttttgtaaattacaaaatattttaaatttatatagttatttagttttaagtggtatttagattatattttaaaaacttaaaaactcttttttaaggttaataaaaaaaattattctaccCCAACAACTTTGCTAAAGagttatgattttatttattatagaaaTTCTACTTGACTTatctaaaaatacattttatatttaataaaatttatatgatcAAATATTATCCATTAATTTAAAAGTATGATTTTGactctattttcaatttttaaataaaacaaagaataaagatTTATCTCAAATAGGCTCTTAAAATAAGACTATAACttcatttcaattttctaaatgaccttcacttcattttcaattttcaacagACCGAGTTGGCCCACCCAAGGTGGGACGGGCAACAATTATTCAGCGAAGCCATCATCGAAAGATGCATGATCAGACATGAATAAATACATCTAAAATAATCGACTTATCCTGTCTGATTGATTGGGCCCATCCTGCACCGTGGAACTCCAGTTGTGAGGGAAGTAATGACGAGTGTGAATATGACGCAAGGTACGGACCGCCGACCACCAGGTGGACTACAGAGGGGGGCCAACCGCCGACCACGCATGCTCCTCTTCCTTATCcacatttaacttatttaaatcTTATGCTGGGGCTTAACCAGTCGAGTTCGATTCTCTGCTTGTAATGCCACTTGTCCCCTGTTCAAGAGGTTGGTCATCTCATCTAAAAAATGCCAGTCTGCCTTTTGACGAATGACAAATATCGTACGCCAGGATGCATGGCGCGTGGAGCACCCACCTCATGACGAATGAACCGTAAGGAATTTGGATGCATGCAAAATGCCAAAATCTTTTTAAGGGGAAAAGTGGAAACAGCGGAGTGGAATATAAATGGAGGATTGAAGAATATCCCAACTCCTCATTTTCTACAAACAGTATGGCTAAACTccatgataaaataatatcaaaacatCTTTTTGGGCTTTAGAATTATTAATGTCATTATATGACTATAACAATAGATGTTAAAAAGCATCATATAGAAGTTAAatttataagtttaaatttttagaaaaattaatagttCAATACTGTTTGATCccttttttcataatttatattttctcatgtgtagatatgagattttatttattttttcatgaatatGAAATGCACGTAAATAAATATGTTAGGACATTAAGGAATATGATATGTATATTAAACTCAAATCTTATAAacttaaattgttaaaaaaattagtagatCAATAATTGAAAACGTATTAAGAATTACTTTTGAAATATCACTTtctaaggttttttttaa is part of the Vitis riparia cultivar Riparia Gloire de Montpellier isolate 1030 chromosome 17, EGFV_Vit.rip_1.0, whole genome shotgun sequence genome and harbors:
- the LOC117904143 gene encoding elongation factor 2-like, with protein sequence MYGRIANWEWLAVGDSGSEGWRMERENGIIFNLRVVKGSDVRPIRAMKFSVSPGVHIVIQCKVASGLPQLVEGSKCLAKSDPMVFCAIGKGELHLEICLKGLRDKFMGNAEIVRSDLVASSRETVFEKPCRAMMSRWVLKARPEILSEEFICGKNLAKKIWCSGTGTTDPNMVVDVCKGARHFDEIKNSVAAESRWLTKAGVLAEEEHERHLL